ATCGCCACCTTCGCCACGGGCGTGATGACCGTTCATCTCGTGAGCGGCTGGCGAAGGGGCAGTTTGCGAGGGGACGGCCAGCGAGGGGATGATCGGCGAGGGGACAAACCGCGCAACACCCGCCATTCGGCGCTGCTCGCCCTGCTATTCGGGCTTTGCCTCTCGACACTCCTGCTGCCGATGGCTGTGATGTTCGTCAAGAGTTGGATCAGCGGGTTCTGCAACGTACCCGAGGGTTTAGCGTTCTACTTGCTGCTTCCCGGCATCAGCGTCCTGTGGGCCACCGCCGTCGCGTTGATCTGCACGCTGGCCACGGAGCGAAGACGGCACGCCACGCTCCTTTTTCTCGGCGTCATGTTCGTTTCCCTCGGCATCAGCTTGTTTCGCCTGGCCACCGAGCCGCCTGTTTTCGCCTACAACCCGATCATCGGGTATTTCCCCGGACCGATTTACGATGAAGTGGTGGTCATCACCTCGACGCTGCTTGCGGCGCGAGCGATCGTGCTCGTCAGCGTCCTTGCGATGGTCACCGGCCTGTGCGTCTGTTTCGATCCGTCGGCCCGTAAGATCCAACTCTCGCTGCTATGGAAGATCCGAGGCGGAAGTCCGGACGGTGGTCTGGACGGCGTGAGCGCTGAGAGCGGCGGGAGCGCTGAGAGCGGCGGGAGCGCTGCGAACGGCGGGAGCGCTGCGAACGGCGGAAGCCCTGCGAACGCCGGGGGCGCCGTCAGTGCCGCGACCGGCATGACCATGCGGGTGCTGTTCCTGGTTTCGGTGGCTGTGCTGGCGGTGGCCTACGTCTACCGGGCGCCCCTGGGCATCGTGATCGATCGGGCGCATATCCAGCAGACCCTGGGGGGCCACCGGCAGACGACCCACTTCGACATCTACTACGATTCAAACACCATAACGGCCTGGAACATGGACCTGATTGCCCGGGAACACGAATACCAGCTCGACCGGGTCATCACCTACCTGGATGTACCGGCCCCTCAGGCACGCATCGCTTCATACATCTACGGCAACGCGGACCAGAAGAAACGGCTCATGGGCGCCCGGTATACGTCCATCGAACGCCCCGGGGCGGATGAGATGCACCTCAACAACGCGTCCTTTCCCCATCCCGTCCTGAAACATGAGCTGGTGCACGTCATGTCCGCCGCTTTCGGGAACGCGCTGTTCGGAGGCAGCTACTGGATCGGTTTCCACGAGGGTCTGGCCGAGGCGGTGGACTGGCAGGACGACCCCATGAATCCCCACGAGTGGAGCCGGGCCATGCGCGAACTCGGCCTTGCCCCTCCCGTGGAGAACCTGCTGAGCATGACGGGATTCTGGACGGCCGCATCGTCGCGCAGCTACACGTTGTGCGGATCTTTCGTCCGGTTCCTGATCGATCGCTATGGCTTGCCCGCGTTCAAGCAGGCCTTCCCCGACGGCGCGGTCGAGACGTCCTACGGCCGGACGACGGCGGAGCTCATCGCCGAGTGGGAGACCTTCGTGGACGGCATCACGCTTCGAGAGGACCAGCTCCGAATCGCCCGCCAGCGGTTCATTCGTCCCGCCATCTTCCGACGGCACTGTCCTCACGAAGTGGCCGCGCTGAACGACCGGGCATGGCAGGCCTACAATGCACAACGCTACTGGGACGCCGTACGTGATTTCGACCGCGCGCTCGAACTGGAACCCGAGAACCCATCGGCCCTTAGGGGTTTGCTGTACGGGATCTACCGGCAGGGGAACTACGAAAGGATCGAGACGGTCGCCCAGCGAATCGAACGACCGGACCAGACCGTCGGGTTGCTGGCGGACGCCCAACTGGTCCGTGGAGATACGGCGTGGAAGACCGGGAGGATCGACGATGCCAGGCGCAGTTACAAAGCAGTCGTGGACCTGCAGGCGTCGGAAGCCATGTCGCGCGCCGCGTCCATCCGGTTGGAGGTGCTCGACCGGGAGTCGATCCGGGATACGATCATGACCTACCTGACCGCCGTGACCGGCCACTGGCGCCTGGTCCTGTCCGTCCGGGACTCGGGTGATCTCGCGCCTGATTACGGGACGGGCCACTACCTCCTGGGCCGCTGGCTGTTCCGCTCAGGTTCCTATGAACAGGCGCTCGAGTACCTGTCGAAAGCGGAGACGATCGGACTTCCGGACGAGGTCGTACGGCAGGAATGTCTGCGCCTGGAAGCCATGTCACAATTCTACCTGGAGCGCTACGATCAGTCGGCCGAAGCCTTTGGGCGCATGGCGGCGCTAGTGGGTTCGGGAAGTGTGGCCAGGACGGCGGAAGCCTGGATAGACCGCTGTCAGTGGTATCAGAATAACGGATCAGACGGGCCGGACCGCCAGGCACGTTGGGCGCGTTAGGTCCAAACCAACAGGTACGCTGGGCACGGCAGGTTTCGTGCTCACTGCCAGGCACGCAGGGCGCGTTAGGTCCCGGCGTCGACGACTACCACCCCGATATGGACTGGTTCAGGATCTCGTCGGCCATTTTCTCGATGGCGGTCTCAAGGGCCGGCTCGCGGTCGGAGTCCGTACCGGTATCGATGGCGTAGTCGCCGAAGGTACGCAGCTGCCTTTCCTCCCAGATCACTTCCTTCTTGTCCACGGTTTCAAAACGGACGTCCACGACGATCCAGAGGCGGACTTCCCGGGCCAGCGTTCCCGCGGAGAACGCCACGGACTCCTCCTGCAAATCGGTGATTACGCCGATGATCGCCGCGTCCGCCTGCCGCAGATCCACGATCCTGAATTCGCCGTTGGTGAGAAACCGTTCGATCACGGTGTCCGTCAGCGATTCCTGAATGCCGGTCTCCACCGTGGTGTTGTCAAACAGCGGTATGACGATGTTGCGTATGTCTCCGGCGCGCGATCCCTGCGAAGTGGAGTAGTAGCACGCCATTACCACCATGCAGGCGGAAAACAACGGGATCAGGAAGACGGCGGGACTTCGGCGGGGTTTCGGATTCATCATGTCCTTCTCCACTCATTCAGTTGTACGCGCGGTCCAGGTCGATGCCGCGGTAGTAGTGTTTCAGGATCTGGTCGTACTTGTATCCCTGGCCGGCCATCCCAATGGCGCCCATCTGGCACATTCCGATACCGTGGCCATAGCCGCCTCCTTCCGCCACGACTGTGTTTTGCCTGAACTTCAAGTCGAACTTCGTGCTGCGTAGCATCGGCTGGCCCCGGACAGGCCGGCGCAATGCGGAACGTATCTGCCCGCTTCGCAACGTAGTCGTCCCGTGATTCGACTGTATCTCGAGCAGTTGAACGCGCCCGGTCGGCGATCGACTTTTTATGGATATATTGCGTAGAGAATACTCACCCCGCTTGCTTGGATCCAGGCCGGGAAGCCTCGTCGACAGGATGTTCTCCAGCGTATTCTTGTTCCACTCCACACGCCATGTATAGACCGGCGAATGGTTGCAGAAGTCGTCGCTTCCGCGGTGCCGGTCCCGCACGGAGCGCAGGTACGGAATGGGATTGCCCCCCCAGGCGTCCTCGATGGATTCGGTTTCGCCCGCGCAGGTCGAGGAGTACTGGGCGGCGATC
This genomic window from Gemmatimonadota bacterium contains:
- the lptE gene encoding LPS assembly lipoprotein LptE — protein: MMNPKPRRSPAVFLIPLFSACMVVMACYYSTSQGSRAGDIRNIVIPLFDNTTVETGIQESLTDTVIERFLTNGEFRIVDLRQADAAIIGVITDLQEESVAFSAGTLAREVRLWIVVDVRFETVDKKEVIWEERQLRTFGDYAIDTGTDSDREPALETAIEKMADEILNQSISGW